In the Leptotrichia sp. oral taxon 212 genome, one interval contains:
- a CDS encoding ABC-ATPase domain-containing protein, whose protein sequence is MKNYRELEKMLISMERKSYSAYKSLKGDYKYDNYILSIDHVQSDPYAPPSKMRIVMPRKVSGIPEELTDTKDKEIAVSDFLTRNFYKEVRKREKGSAGTGGSGRISIDRCGQEILERTSVLIKKDKIEVRFEIGLPAAGRRIMGKVAKNILIEVLPEIVEQSIVYKNIDKTLLKEQIILMLDQQYIRKVLKEKGLAAFVGNDSVLPRESGVSDKPMRNGVRFKSPKEYEVTLSLPSGKKVTGMGISKGITLIVGGGYHGKSTLLKALERGVYNHIAGDGREMIISESDAVKIRSEDGRNVERVNISGFINNLPGKKDTLAFSTENASGSTSQAANVSEAIEYGTSLLLIDEDTSATNFMIRDGRMQKLVAKEKEPITPFIDRVKELYDNFGISTILIVGGSGDYFDVADRVIMMDEYIPLDVTEKAKNIANSDKSKREFSSNESFKGITERIPLKRSFSLSGKEDRIKAKGKYSIFYGKEMIDISGLEQLVDDSQTNGIAVMMDYFRNKVLDEKLTLSEAADSIYEHIVKSGLDSISPYTGHPGNLALPRKQEFCAALNRYRKLKIK, encoded by the coding sequence ATGAAAAATTATAGAGAACTTGAAAAAATGCTCATTTCGATGGAAAGAAAAAGCTATTCGGCTTATAAATCCTTAAAAGGTGACTATAAATATGATAATTATATTCTCTCCATAGATCATGTCCAGTCTGACCCGTATGCCCCACCTTCAAAAATGAGAATAGTAATGCCAAGGAAAGTTTCCGGTATTCCTGAAGAACTGACTGATACAAAGGATAAGGAAATTGCAGTTTCTGATTTTCTTACAAGAAATTTTTATAAGGAAGTCAGAAAAAGGGAAAAAGGAAGTGCTGGAACAGGTGGAAGTGGAAGAATTTCCATTGACAGATGTGGTCAGGAAATATTGGAAAGAACTTCAGTATTAATAAAAAAAGATAAAATTGAAGTGAGGTTTGAGATAGGGCTTCCTGCAGCAGGAAGAAGGATAATGGGAAAAGTTGCAAAAAATATTCTTATAGAAGTACTTCCTGAAATAGTTGAACAGTCCATTGTTTATAAGAATATTGATAAAACTCTGCTTAAGGAACAGATAATCCTTATGCTTGACCAGCAGTATATAAGAAAAGTTTTGAAAGAAAAAGGGCTGGCTGCATTTGTAGGCAATGATTCGGTACTTCCCCGTGAAAGTGGAGTTTCGGATAAGCCAATGAGAAACGGAGTCCGATTTAAAAGTCCGAAAGAATATGAAGTAACATTAAGTCTGCCAAGCGGAAAAAAGGTGACTGGAATGGGTATTTCAAAAGGGATTACTCTTATTGTAGGAGGAGGTTATCATGGAAAGTCAACCTTGCTGAAAGCACTTGAAAGAGGAGTGTACAATCATATAGCAGGTGATGGAAGGGAAATGATAATTTCTGAATCAGATGCAGTGAAAATACGTTCGGAAGATGGAAGAAATGTAGAAAGGGTAAATATAAGCGGATTTATAAATAATCTCCCGGGAAAAAAAGATACTTTGGCATTTTCTACAGAAAACGCAAGTGGAAGTACTTCACAGGCTGCGAATGTGTCAGAAGCAATAGAATATGGAACATCGTTACTGTTAATAGATGAAGATACTTCGGCTACGAATTTTATGATACGTGACGGAAGGATGCAAAAACTGGTTGCTAAGGAAAAAGAACCTATAACACCGTTTATAGACAGGGTAAAGGAGCTTTATGATAATTTTGGAATTTCTACAATACTTATTGTAGGTGGTTCAGGAGATTATTTTGATGTGGCTGACAGAGTTATAATGATGGATGAATATATTCCTCTGGATGTAACGGAAAAAGCTAAAAATATTGCGAATAGTGATAAAAGTAAAAGGGAATTTTCTTCAAATGAAAGCTTTAAAGGAATTACAGAGCGCATCCCATTAAAACGAAGCTTTTCATTATCAGGAAAAGAGGACAGGATAAAAGCAAAAGGAAAATACAGTATTTTTTATGGAAAAGAAATGATTGATATTTCTGGACTGGAACAGCTTGTTGATGATAGCCAGACAAATGGCATCGCTGTTATGATGGATTATTTCAGGAATAAAGTTCTGGATGAAAAATTAACACTTTCAGAAGCTGCTGATAGCATTTATGAACATATTGTAAAATCAGGGCTAGATTCAATTTCACCATATACAGGGCATCCAGGAAACTTGGCTTTGCCACGAAAACAGGAATTCTGTGCAGCTCTGAACAGATATAGAAAATTGAAGATAAAATAG
- a CDS encoding ABC transporter substrate-binding protein: protein MVNLKIQKIKLIFALVLLFILSLGGLKFVKTENEEKISSDGEKKVVRIGLPGISNTILEAGGVAIGNKYFEEELSKEGYKVEYIYFQQAGPALNEAFAANKIDIAMYGDLPITVLKSRGINIKVFAVDNLRLQFGVIAQNNSGIKDIKNLEGKKVIYGKGTVQNRFFVNVLEAYHLDKNKFKTINAVGSEALSVFSSKQADALFGFYYNVLFMESKGLGKVIYSTIEKPEISSQSLVVGRNEYLEKNERVPVAIIKALKRAKEFTAKNPEKAFEIYARSGIPADIFKKAYSEDFTFENFNPEIKKETENKITSLIDFLYSNNFIKSKIKADELLTKKYYKIAMSEENKTK from the coding sequence TTGGTTAACTTAAAAATACAGAAGATAAAACTTATATTTGCTCTTGTATTACTGTTTATACTTTCTTTAGGCGGATTAAAATTTGTTAAAACAGAAAATGAAGAGAAGATTAGTTCAGATGGGGAAAAAAAAGTAGTAAGAATAGGGTTGCCTGGAATTTCCAACACAATACTTGAAGCTGGAGGAGTTGCAATTGGAAATAAATATTTTGAAGAAGAGCTGTCAAAGGAAGGTTATAAAGTAGAATACATTTATTTTCAGCAAGCAGGTCCGGCCTTAAATGAAGCTTTTGCAGCTAATAAAATAGATATTGCCATGTATGGTGATTTGCCTATAACTGTACTTAAAAGTAGAGGAATTAATATAAAAGTATTTGCAGTAGATAATTTAAGATTACAGTTTGGAGTGATTGCACAAAATAATAGCGGAATTAAAGATATAAAGAATCTTGAAGGAAAAAAAGTGATATATGGAAAAGGAACTGTACAAAATAGATTTTTTGTAAATGTATTGGAAGCATATCATTTAGATAAAAATAAATTCAAAACGATAAATGCAGTAGGATCAGAAGCACTTTCAGTATTTTCTTCAAAACAGGCAGATGCACTTTTTGGATTTTATTACAATGTACTATTTATGGAATCAAAGGGACTAGGAAAAGTTATATATTCAACAATAGAAAAACCTGAAATTTCTTCTCAAAGTCTAGTTGTAGGAAGAAATGAATATCTGGAAAAAAATGAAAGAGTACCTGTTGCAATAATAAAAGCATTAAAAAGAGCAAAAGAATTTACAGCTAAAAATCCTGAAAAGGCATTTGAAATTTATGCTAGGAGTGGAATTCCTGCAGATATATTTAAAAAAGCTTACTCAGAAGATTTTACCTTTGAAAATTTTAATCCTGAAATAAAAAAGGAAACTGAAAATAAAATAACAAGCCTTATAGATTTTCTATATAGTAATAATTTTATAAAAAGTAAAATAAAAGCAGATGAATTGTTAACAAAAAAATATTATAAAATTGCCATGAGTGAAGAAAATAAAACTAAATAA
- a CDS encoding ABC transporter ATP-binding protein yields the protein MILSIIDIKNVSKKYVNKNTEISVLNNISLGIEKGEFITIVGKSGCGKSTLLKMISGMIEVSEGEIIINNETVKGSRAECSIVFQDARLLPWMKIKENVSLGLENNNFEEKKKIIDEYIELVGLKGFENMYPKQLSGGMAQRAAIARGLAVNSEILLFDEPFGALDAMTKIQMQEEVKKIKKEKNKTMILVTHDIEEAVYLGDRVVVMSERPGKIRDIVKIDIQGNKDRTNTEFLNYKNKIHEYFFENKIPDIEYKI from the coding sequence ATGATTTTGAGTATAATAGATATAAAAAATGTTTCTAAAAAATATGTAAATAAAAACACTGAAATTAGTGTACTTAATAATATTAGCCTAGGGATTGAAAAAGGTGAATTTATTACAATTGTAGGAAAAAGTGGATGTGGAAAAAGTACATTGCTAAAAATGATTTCAGGAATGATAGAAGTAAGTGAAGGGGAAATAATTATAAATAATGAAACTGTCAAAGGGAGTAGGGCAGAATGTTCGATAGTGTTTCAAGATGCTAGACTTCTTCCATGGATGAAAATAAAGGAAAATGTTTCTTTAGGTCTTGAAAATAATAACTTTGAAGAGAAAAAGAAAATTATAGATGAATATATTGAACTGGTTGGTTTAAAAGGTTTTGAAAACATGTATCCAAAACAACTTTCAGGAGGAATGGCACAAAGAGCAGCCATTGCAAGAGGACTTGCAGTAAATTCAGAGATATTACTTTTTGATGAACCTTTTGGAGCATTGGATGCAATGACAAAAATACAGATGCAGGAAGAAGTTAAAAAAATAAAGAAGGAAAAAAATAAAACAATGATACTTGTTACTCATGATATAGAAGAAGCAGTTTATCTAGGTGATAGAGTAGTTGTAATGTCTGAAAGACCTGGAAAAATAAGAGATATAGTAAAAATTGATATTCAGGGAAATAAGGACAGAACTAATACTGAATTTCTAAATTATAAAAATAAGATTCATGAATATTTCTTTGAAAATAAAATTCCTGATATAGAATACAAAATATAA
- a CDS encoding ABC transporter permease — MQKDNYIKFIFPVFIIVLWLTATNLGNIPETALPKLSSVKTAFVEMLKTGQLYSDLGISIRRVLGGYIISSILGISIGITMGISKRIKETMLFSLTSIRQVPMVAWIPLIILWTGIGEISKITVIFFAATFPIIVNTINGIDSTPENYLELAKAYKLNKIDTFFKVYLPSALPNIFIGLRLGLSASWMAVVAAELVASSSGIGYRLNDARSLMKSDVVIVCMIVIGITGVLMDKIITLFAQQIMSWKYN; from the coding sequence ATGCAGAAAGACAATTATATAAAATTTATTTTTCCTGTATTTATAATAGTTTTATGGTTAACTGCTACAAATTTAGGTAATATTCCAGAAACTGCTTTACCTAAGCTAAGTTCGGTAAAAACAGCATTTGTAGAGATGCTTAAGACAGGACAGCTTTATTCAGATTTAGGAATAAGTATAAGAAGAGTATTGGGAGGATACATTATATCAAGTATATTAGGAATATCAATAGGTATTACAATGGGAATATCAAAAAGAATAAAGGAAACTATGTTATTTTCCTTAACTTCAATAAGACAAGTACCAATGGTGGCATGGATTCCACTTATAATATTATGGACAGGAATAGGGGAAATTTCAAAGATAACAGTAATTTTCTTTGCGGCTACATTTCCAATAATAGTTAATACAATAAATGGAATAGATTCTACACCTGAAAATTACCTTGAACTTGCAAAAGCCTATAAATTAAATAAAATTGATACATTTTTTAAAGTATACTTACCCTCAGCTCTTCCAAATATATTTATTGGATTGAGACTTGGATTAAGTGCGTCGTGGATGGCAGTAGTCGCAGCTGAACTTGTTGCATCTTCTTCAGGAATAGGATATCGTTTGAATGATGCAAGAAGTCTCATGAAATCAGATGTAGTAATTGTATGTATGATTGTAATAGGAATTACAGGAGTACTGATGGATAAGATAATTACTTTGTTTGCACAGCAAATAATGTCATGGAAGTATAATTAA
- a CDS encoding aryl-sulfate sulfotransferase — translation MGQPTIFPTGVTIYKPEKCWNGYNLVPTINSGALLFDMNGNEIRRWEQFHGFPNKLLPNGDLIGYSGDRDPKYGMQDGVDLVQIDYDGNIVWKFNRFEFIEDEGNEAQWMARTHHDYQREGNPVGYYVPEQNPLLREGKTLILGHKTVRNEKISDKKLLDDVFYEVDWEGNILWEWHANEHFDEIGFSEEAKKTIYKNPNIRESDGGVGDWLHINCMSYLGPNKRYNEGDERFHPENIIFDSREANFLAIISKKTGKIVWKIGPNWDDENIKHIGYIIGPHHTHLIPEGLPGEGNILVFDNGGWGGYGVPNTVSEDGTKNVWRDYSRVLEINPITLEIVWQFTPESIRAGIPTDASKFYSPYVSSAQRLPNGNTLIDEGSNGRLIEVTYEKEIVWEWISPYFSNSKDEDPINNMIYRGYRYPYSWVPQEEIPEEIAIEPLDITTYRLPNAGKFGAKKVITVEGTLPYSESGALCVAKIDETDKLRNREKLFKVNRDLFTEVSEEEILKNDKLELVLFGAERCSHCKKLYPVIEKLIQSDFRNRIEAKYIDVDKNPNLTQEKGIRGIPTVIVSKYETELARTSGEKTYEELMKFLSSFL, via the coding sequence ATGGGACAACCAACAATATTTCCTACAGGAGTGACAATCTATAAGCCTGAAAAATGCTGGAATGGCTATAATTTAGTACCTACAATTAATTCAGGGGCATTACTGTTTGACATGAATGGAAATGAAATAAGAAGATGGGAGCAATTTCACGGCTTTCCAAATAAACTTCTTCCAAATGGAGATTTAATTGGATATTCCGGAGACAGAGATCCAAAATATGGAATGCAGGATGGAGTGGATCTTGTTCAAATAGATTATGATGGAAATATAGTATGGAAATTTAATAGATTTGAATTTATTGAAGATGAAGGAAATGAAGCCCAATGGATGGCAAGAACTCATCATGATTATCAGAGAGAAGGGAATCCTGTAGGATATTATGTACCTGAACAAAATCCGCTTTTAAGAGAAGGGAAAACATTGATTTTAGGACATAAAACAGTCAGAAATGAAAAAATTAGTGATAAAAAATTATTAGATGATGTTTTTTATGAAGTAGACTGGGAGGGAAATATTTTATGGGAATGGCATGCAAATGAGCATTTTGATGAAATAGGTTTCAGTGAAGAAGCGAAGAAAACAATTTATAAAAATCCTAACATAAGAGAGTCTGATGGCGGAGTTGGAGACTGGCTTCATATAAATTGTATGAGCTACTTAGGACCAAATAAAAGATATAATGAAGGAGACGAAAGATTTCATCCTGAAAACATAATATTTGACAGTCGTGAAGCTAACTTTTTGGCAATTATATCAAAAAAAACAGGGAAAATTGTATGGAAAATAGGACCAAACTGGGATGATGAAAATATAAAGCATATAGGTTATATAATAGGGCCACACCATACCCATCTTATACCTGAAGGTCTTCCAGGGGAAGGTAATATACTTGTGTTTGATAATGGAGGATGGGGGGGATATGGTGTTCCAAATACTGTGAGTGAAGATGGTACTAAGAATGTATGGAGAGATTATTCCAGAGTTCTTGAGATTAATCCTATAACTTTAGAAATAGTATGGCAGTTTACTCCTGAATCAATAAGAGCTGGAATTCCTACAGATGCAAGTAAATTTTATAGTCCGTATGTTAGTAGTGCACAAAGACTACCTAATGGCAACACTCTGATAGATGAAGGTTCTAACGGAAGACTGATAGAAGTAACTTATGAGAAAGAAATAGTATGGGAATGGATTTCTCCATATTTCAGTAATAGTAAAGATGAAGATCCAATAAATAATATGATTTATAGAGGATACAGATATCCATATAGCTGGGTTCCTCAAGAAGAAATACCTGAAGAAATAGCAATAGAACCATTAGATATAACGACATATAGATTGCCTAATGCAGGTAAGTTTGGAGCTAAGAAGGTAATAACAGTAGAAGGAACATTGCCATATAGTGAATCAGGTGCTTTGTGTGTTGCAAAGATAGATGAAACTGATAAATTAAGAAATAGAGAAAAGCTGTTCAAAGTAAATAGAGATTTATTTACAGAAGTAAGCGAAGAAGAGATTTTAAAAAATGACAAGCTTGAACTAGTTCTTTTTGGAGCAGAAAGATGTTCACATTGTAAAAAACTTTATCCTGTGATAGAAAAGTTGATTCAGTCAGACTTTCGAAATAGGATAGAAGCAAAATATATAGATGTAGATAAAAATCCTAATCTGACACAGGAAAAAGGTATAAGGGGAATACCAACTGTGATTGTTTCAAAGTATGAAACAGAATTAGCGAGAACAAGTGGAGAAAAAACGTATGAAGAACTGATGAAGTTTCTTTCGTCTTTTCTATAA
- a CDS encoding nitrite/sulfite reductase yields the protein MKKLEEEILEEKEKRSFLKISELSKDGLKNKEKEKEWNEIRTSYGIYTEGKRGTYMIRPRFLEGKITTDKLEFLLKLALKYGDGRLHLTTRQDIQLHGVKRENIHKLLEKLSEKEYFTKATGGNSARAVIAPSSSGFEEEIFDVTPHNKIVTEHILSSDDYMGLPRKYKIAFANKEENSTYVKISDLGFLAVEKNGKKGFTVYGGGGLGPVSKEAMILRDFIKENEILYHVRAMRNLFSEHGNRKVKAKARIRYIIINLGEEEFLNLYNKYLDEVHENIGDGYKKITEKKLIEEREKIKKKMLGKGFLIMKEYLRKRQIII from the coding sequence ATGAAAAAACTTGAAGAAGAAATTTTAGAGGAAAAAGAAAAAAGAAGCTTTTTGAAAATCTCAGAATTATCAAAAGATGGCTTGAAAAATAAGGAAAAGGAAAAAGAATGGAATGAAATAAGGACTTCTTATGGAATCTATACAGAGGGAAAAAGAGGAACATATATGATAAGACCTAGATTTTTAGAAGGAAAAATTACAACTGATAAATTAGAATTTTTATTAAAACTAGCATTGAAATATGGAGATGGAAGACTTCATTTAACAACAAGGCAGGATATACAGCTTCATGGAGTAAAAAGAGAAAATATTCATAAATTATTGGAAAAATTATCTGAAAAAGAATATTTTACAAAAGCTACAGGAGGAAATTCAGCAAGAGCCGTCATTGCGCCATCTTCCTCAGGTTTTGAAGAAGAAATATTCGATGTGACACCTCATAATAAAATAGTCACAGAACACATACTTTCGAGCGATGACTATATGGGATTACCAAGAAAATATAAAATTGCTTTTGCAAATAAAGAAGAAAATTCAACATATGTAAAAATATCAGATTTAGGATTTCTGGCTGTAGAAAAAAATGGAAAAAAAGGATTTACCGTTTATGGTGGAGGAGGGCTAGGACCAGTTTCAAAAGAAGCTATGATTTTAAGGGATTTTATAAAGGAAAACGAAATTCTTTATCACGTGAGAGCAATGAGAAATCTATTTTCTGAGCATGGAAATAGAAAAGTTAAGGCAAAAGCAAGGATAAGATATATAATTATAAATTTAGGAGAAGAAGAATTTTTAAATTTATATAATAAATATTTAGATGAAGTACATGAAAATATAGGAGATGGATATAAAAAAATAACAGAGAAAAAATTAATTGAAGAAAGAGAAAAAATAAAAAAGAAAATGCTGGGAAAAGGTTTTCTAATAATGAAGGAATATTTAAGAAAAAGACAGATTATAATCTAA
- a CDS encoding cupin domain-containing protein: MVKIDVAKSVNFNELIYSKESEVVSMRILNQPNSYVSLFSLAKNEEITAEAMLGNRYYYCFNGNGEIFIENSKKSISNGDFLEILSNHNYSIEASDNLKLIEIGEKIGDDGMENQTLKMLESAVAFNLAEIVDYQEGKIISKNLAAKNNLVITVMSFWKGESLDPHKAPGDALVTVLDGEGKYYVDGKPFIVKKGESAVLPANIPHAVEAVENFKMMLVLIKE, translated from the coding sequence ATGGTTAAAATAGATGTAGCAAAATCGGTAAATTTTAATGAACTCATTTATTCAAAAGAATCCGAAGTTGTGAGTATGAGGATTTTAAATCAGCCAAACAGTTACGTTTCTCTGTTTTCTTTGGCAAAAAATGAGGAAATAACTGCTGAAGCTATGCTAGGTAACAGGTATTATTATTGTTTTAATGGAAATGGAGAAATTTTTATTGAGAACAGTAAAAAGAGTATTTCTAATGGAGATTTTTTAGAAATATTATCAAATCATAATTATTCTATTGAAGCAAGTGATAATCTTAAACTTATTGAAATTGGTGAGAAGATAGGAGATGATGGTATGGAAAATCAAACTTTAAAAATGTTGGAAAGCGCTGTGGCTTTTAATCTTGCGGAAATTGTTGATTATCAGGAAGGAAAAATTATAAGTAAGAATCTGGCAGCTAAAAATAACCTTGTAATAACTGTTATGTCTTTCTGGAAAGGTGAAAGCCTTGATCCGCATAAAGCTCCTGGAGATGCATTAGTTACAGTTCTTGATGGAGAGGGAAAATATTATGTTGATGGAAAGCCTTTTATTGTAAAAAAAGGAGAAAGTGCAGTTTTACCTGCAAATATCCCTCATGCTGTTGAAGCAGTGGAAAATTTTAAAATGATGTTAGTTCTTATAAAGGAATAA
- a CDS encoding prolipoprotein diacylglyceryl transferase family protein: MIKSQKIKLQKILYGTFFILVLPLYFIFLANSVSLPFEVSELGYGGSVMAIIGLAIIIRGMYELKVKGKGLPMNAFPPEELVEDGIYGIFPHPIYFGFCIMCIGISIFYKSAAGLYLVTLVIIGGCMALVLGYENLYLKKNFEKVPHPILGISNISRPFVKIFRLNKLWNILLKWAENRANSWKSWRFGKLRIINHFLYSGLAGGIGSGIITLILGRKYSIYIVILMFIGLIGASIIGQILVGSTNRLSRPFGYFGSLFGVSATGLMISIFYPEIFKVLGAFAIASPVAQAVGRIRCLIQGCCHGDNTEEGHGIVVNNPHSRVCALSHKCGVPIYPTPLYSIIGNVMLEIILLFYWISGVKYTIIIGLYLIGAGITRFIEEAYRGEPLTKIIGNLRIYQWFSVGMYFLGLIVMLFPSGITSIPETLDYGTAFVTGVIFFLISSFAMSMDFPDSTRRYSRLSG, translated from the coding sequence ATGATAAAATCGCAGAAAATAAAATTACAGAAGATATTATATGGAACTTTTTTCATATTAGTATTGCCATTATACTTCATTTTTCTGGCAAACAGTGTTTCTTTGCCTTTTGAAGTTTCAGAATTAGGTTATGGCGGTTCAGTTATGGCTATAATAGGGTTAGCGATAATAATAAGAGGAATGTATGAACTGAAGGTAAAAGGAAAGGGGCTTCCAATGAATGCTTTTCCCCCTGAAGAGCTTGTAGAGGATGGAATATACGGTATTTTTCCTCATCCAATATATTTTGGTTTCTGTATTATGTGTATCGGAATTTCTATATTTTATAAATCAGCGGCAGGACTTTATCTGGTTACTCTTGTTATAATAGGTGGATGCATGGCACTCGTGTTAGGATATGAAAATTTATATCTCAAAAAAAATTTTGAAAAAGTTCCGCATCCTATTTTGGGAATTTCCAATATTTCAAGGCCATTTGTCAAGATTTTCAGATTGAATAAATTATGGAATATTTTATTAAAATGGGCTGAAAACAGGGCAAACAGCTGGAAATCATGGAGGTTTGGAAAACTTAGAATAATAAATCACTTTCTGTATTCAGGACTTGCGGGTGGAATAGGTTCTGGTATTATTACACTTATTTTAGGAAGAAAATACTCTATTTATATTGTAATTTTAATGTTCATTGGTTTAATTGGAGCTTCAATCATAGGACAGATACTGGTTGGTTCTACAAATAGGCTCAGCAGACCTTTCGGATATTTTGGTTCATTATTTGGAGTGTCAGCGACCGGACTTATGATTTCCATTTTTTATCCTGAAATATTTAAAGTTCTAGGAGCTTTTGCAATTGCATCACCTGTTGCGCAGGCTGTAGGAAGGATAAGATGCCTGATACAGGGGTGCTGTCATGGGGATAATACAGAGGAAGGACATGGAATAGTTGTAAATAATCCTCATTCAAGAGTTTGCGCACTGTCACATAAATGCGGTGTCCCAATATATCCAACCCCTTTATATTCAATCATTGGAAATGTAATGTTGGAAATTATACTTTTATTTTACTGGATTAGCGGAGTAAAATATACGATAATAATAGGTTTATATTTAATTGGAGCAGGAATAACAAGATTTATTGAGGAAGCATATAGGGGTGAACCTCTGACAAAAATAATAGGGAATTTAAGAATATATCAGTGGTTCAGTGTAGGAATGTACTTTTTGGGGCTTATTGTGATGCTTTTTCCATCTGGAATTACTTCAATTCCTGAAACTTTAGATTATGGAACTGCTTTTGTAACAGGAGTAATATTTTTCCTGATTTCCTCATTTGCAATGAGCATGGATTTTCCTGATTCAACTCGTAGATATAGCAGATTGTCAGGATAG
- the gltX gene encoding glutamate--tRNA ligase: MSEKRVRVRIAPSPTGDPHVGTAYIGLFNYVFAKHNNGDFLLRIEDTDRTRFSETSEQQIFDMMRWLGINYDEGPDIGGDRGPYRQSERFSIYKEYAEKLVEKGEAYYCFCTPERLQKLRERQVAMKQAPGYDGHCRNLSKEEVEAKLAAGEPYVIRLKMPYEGETIVHDELRGDIVFENSKIDDQVLLKSDGFPTYHLANIVDDHLMGITHVIRAEEWIASTPKHVQLYRAFGWDEPKWYHMPLLRNADKTKISKRKNPVSMNYYVEEGYLKEGLLNFLALMGWSFGGDKEIFTIEEMIENFSFDKISLGGPVFDLVKLGWVNNQHMRLKDLDELTKLALPYFVKAGYYKDENLSETEYAKLKRIVEISREGAHTLKELPEIASIYFEDEFELPAVEEGMNKKERKSVEKLRSSLETEIGKKSIELFIEKLNKFGEEITEEEAKTLLHELQDELGEGPAAVIMPLRAVITGKARGADLYTVIAVIGKERTLKRIHNIIK; this comes from the coding sequence ATGTCTGAAAAAAGAGTTAGAGTTAGAATAGCACCTTCACCTACAGGGGATCCTCATGTAGGAACTGCATATATTGGGCTATTTAACTATGTATTTGCAAAACACAATAATGGAGATTTCCTGTTAAGAATAGAAGATACCGACAGGACAAGATTTTCCGAAACTTCGGAACAGCAGATATTTGATATGATGAGATGGCTGGGAATTAATTATGATGAAGGTCCGGATATAGGAGGAGATAGAGGACCGTACAGACAGTCTGAAAGATTTTCAATATATAAGGAGTATGCTGAAAAATTAGTAGAAAAAGGAGAAGCGTACTATTGTTTCTGTACTCCTGAAAGATTACAGAAATTAAGGGAAAGACAGGTTGCAATGAAACAGGCTCCTGGATATGACGGTCATTGCAGAAACCTCTCAAAAGAAGAAGTTGAAGCTAAACTGGCTGCAGGAGAACCTTATGTAATAAGACTTAAAATGCCTTATGAAGGAGAAACTATAGTTCATGACGAATTAAGAGGGGATATAGTATTTGAAAACAGTAAAATTGATGATCAGGTTCTGTTAAAATCAGATGGATTCCCTACTTATCATCTGGCAAATATCGTGGATGACCATTTAATGGGAATAACTCATGTAATAAGAGCAGAAGAATGGATTGCTTCTACACCTAAACACGTTCAATTATATAGAGCATTTGGATGGGATGAACCAAAATGGTATCATATGCCATTACTTAGAAATGCTGATAAGACAAAAATATCCAAGAGAAAAAATCCTGTATCAATGAATTATTATGTTGAAGAAGGATATCTGAAGGAAGGACTGCTCAATTTCCTTGCACTTATGGGATGGAGCTTTGGTGGAGATAAGGAAATATTTACAATTGAAGAAATGATAGAAAATTTCTCATTTGACAAGATTTCGCTTGGAGGTCCTGTATTTGACCTTGTTAAATTAGGATGGGTAAACAATCAGCATATGAGACTGAAAGACCTTGATGAACTTACAAAACTTGCACTTCCTTATTTTGTGAAGGCAGGATATTACAAAGATGAAAATTTATCAGAAACAGAATATGCAAAATTGAAAAGAATAGTTGAAATTTCAAGGGAAGGTGCCCATACGCTTAAAGAACTTCCTGAGATTGCTTCGATATATTTTGAAGACGAGTTTGAACTGCCTGCTGTTGAAGAAGGAATGAACAAGAAGGAAAGAAAGTCAGTGGAAAAACTTCGTTCTTCACTTGAAACAGAAATTGGTAAAAAATCAATAGAATTATTTATTGAAAAATTAAATAAATTTGGAGAAGAAATTACGGAAGAAGAAGCGAAAACTCTTTTACATGAATTACAGGATGAACTAGGAGAAGGACCTGCAGCTGTAATTATGCCTTTAAGAGCAGTAATTACAGGAAAAGCGAGAGGTGCTGATCTGTATACTGTAATAGCAGTTATTGGAAAAGAGAGAACATTAAAAAGAATACATAACATAATAAAATAG